A window of the Tunturibacter empetritectus genome harbors these coding sequences:
- the rho gene encoding transcription termination factor Rho yields the protein MTISELKEHNIAELGKLARGLDIAGTSGLRKQDLIFKILQAQSEKEGHIFAEGVLEILPDGYGFLRSPDYNYLPGPDDIYVSPSQIRKFDLKTGDTISGNVRPPHEGEKYFALVKIEAINFESPEETRNKILFDNLTPLYAQERVKMETVREHISGRVMDLLTPVGKGQRGLIVAPPRTGKTMLLQSIANSITANHPEVVLIVLLIDERPEEVTDMQRSVKGEVISSTFDEPAARHVQVAEMVIEKAKRLVEHKRDVVILLDSITRLARAYNTIVPPSGKVLSGGVDSNALQRPKRFFGAARNIEEGGSLTIIATALVDTGSRMDEVIFEEFKGTGNMEVILDRKLVDKRVFPAIDIQRSGTRKEELLIPKEDLQRTWILRKVLNPLSPVEAMELLTDKLAKTRNNQEFLHNMSSI from the coding sequence ATGACGATTTCCGAGTTAAAAGAACACAATATCGCGGAGCTGGGTAAACTGGCGCGCGGTCTCGACATTGCCGGAACCAGCGGTCTCCGCAAGCAAGACCTTATCTTCAAGATTCTGCAGGCGCAGAGCGAAAAAGAAGGTCATATCTTTGCGGAAGGCGTGCTTGAAATCCTGCCTGATGGTTACGGCTTCCTCCGCTCTCCCGACTACAACTACCTGCCCGGCCCCGATGACATCTATGTCTCTCCTTCACAGATTCGCAAGTTTGACCTGAAGACAGGGGACACGATCAGCGGCAATGTCCGGCCGCCGCATGAGGGCGAGAAGTACTTCGCGCTGGTCAAGATCGAGGCGATCAACTTCGAGTCGCCGGAAGAGACGCGAAACAAGATCCTGTTCGACAACCTGACGCCTTTGTACGCACAGGAGCGGGTGAAGATGGAGACGGTTCGCGAGCATATCTCCGGCCGTGTGATGGATCTGCTGACGCCGGTGGGTAAGGGGCAGCGTGGGTTGATTGTGGCTCCGCCGCGTACTGGTAAGACGATGTTGCTGCAGTCGATCGCGAACAGCATTACGGCGAATCATCCGGAGGTGGTGCTGATCGTGTTGCTGATCGATGAGCGGCCGGAAGAAGTGACCGATATGCAGCGTAGCGTCAAAGGGGAAGTGATAAGCTCCACCTTCGATGAGCCAGCGGCGCGACACGTTCAGGTCGCCGAGATGGTGATCGAGAAGGCCAAGCGGCTGGTGGAGCACAAGCGCGATGTGGTGATTCTGCTGGACTCGATTACGCGTCTGGCGCGTGCGTACAACACGATCGTTCCGCCTTCGGGCAAAGTGCTCTCAGGCGGTGTGGACTCGAATGCGCTGCAGAGGCCGAAGCGCTTCTTCGGTGCGGCTCGCAACATCGAGGAGGGCGGTTCGCTGACGATCATTGCGACTGCGCTTGTTGATACCGGCTCGCGCATGGATGAGGTGATCTTCGAGGAGTTCAAGGGAACCGGCAACATGGAAGTGATTCTGGATCGCAAGCTGGTGGATAAGCGTGTGTTTCCGGCGATCGATATCCAGCGCTCGGGTACGCGCAAGGAAGAGCTGCTGATTCCGAAGGAGGATCTGCAGCGGACCTGGATTCTGCGCAAGGTGCTGAATCCGCTGTCGCCTGTTGAAGCGATGGAGTTGCTGACCGATAAGCTGGCGAAGACTCGTAACAATCAGGAGTTTCTGCACAACATGAGTTCGATCTAA
- the ribD gene encoding bifunctional diaminohydroxyphosphoribosylaminopyrimidine deaminase/5-amino-6-(5-phosphoribosylamino)uracil reductase RibD, producing MELSPPTRATQDSQDSQDQAFMQRALKLAAETIGLASPNPQVGCILTQTPPSGGAPKVIGEGAHLYTDRDHAEIVALKKAAQRGLSTSGATAYVTLEPCSHHGRTGPCADALIAAGVRRCVVATQDPNPRVSGQGLAKLRAAGIEVTLGVLQDRARDLNDAFAHFIQHHTPFVTLKAALSVDGKLAPPPASRFPNRPHWLTGPAARYEVQLLRHASDAVLTGIGTVLADNPQLTDRSGVQNPTRSEVPDPAQSGHAAAPGSLPRLRPLLRVVLDTQLRIPLTSQLIRSAKNDLLILCGELAPTAKAVALGSLGIEVEHIPSHTGRLSLPAVLTTLAERDILSLLLECGSHLNGAFLQQNLVDKAVLFYAEAELGDQAIPFAQGIGSPYLFEESLHRVTRTAYGQDACVTGYLHDPWPLLPPNPVPPPSKAIS from the coding sequence ATGGAACTATCACCACCAACCCGTGCCACCCAAGATTCTCAGGACTCTCAGGATCAGGCCTTCATGCAGCGAGCCCTCAAGCTCGCCGCGGAGACCATCGGGCTGGCCTCGCCCAACCCGCAGGTAGGCTGCATCCTCACCCAGACGCCACCCAGCGGAGGCGCTCCGAAGGTCATCGGCGAAGGCGCGCACCTCTACACTGACCGTGACCACGCCGAGATCGTAGCCCTCAAGAAAGCCGCGCAACGTGGCCTCTCCACCAGCGGAGCCACCGCCTACGTCACCCTCGAACCCTGCAGCCACCACGGCCGCACCGGCCCCTGCGCCGACGCCCTCATCGCCGCCGGCGTCCGTCGCTGCGTCGTCGCCACCCAGGACCCCAACCCCCGCGTCAGCGGTCAGGGACTGGCCAAACTCCGCGCCGCAGGCATCGAGGTCACACTCGGAGTCCTGCAGGATCGAGCCCGCGACCTGAACGACGCCTTCGCCCACTTCATCCAGCACCACACCCCCTTCGTCACCCTCAAGGCCGCGCTCTCGGTCGACGGCAAACTCGCACCGCCGCCGGCCTCCCGCTTCCCCAACCGGCCCCACTGGCTCACCGGCCCCGCCGCCCGCTACGAGGTCCAACTCCTCCGCCACGCCTCCGACGCAGTCCTCACCGGCATCGGCACCGTCCTCGCCGACAACCCGCAACTAACCGACCGCAGCGGAGTGCAGAATCCAACGCGCAGCGAAGTGCCCGATCCAGCGCAAAGCGGCCACGCAGCAGCACCCGGCAGTCTGCCTCGCCTCCGTCCTCTGCTCCGCGTCGTCCTCGACACCCAGCTCCGAATACCCCTCACCTCGCAGCTCATCCGCTCCGCCAAGAACGATCTCCTCATCCTCTGTGGCGAACTCGCTCCAACTGCAAAAGCAGTCGCCCTCGGCTCACTCGGCATCGAGGTCGAACACATCCCCAGCCACACCGGACGCCTCAGCCTCCCCGCCGTCCTCACCACCCTCGCCGAACGCGACATCCTCAGCCTCCTGCTCGAGTGCGGCTCTCATCTCAACGGAGCCTTCCTCCAGCAAAACCTCGTCGACAAAGCCGTGCTCTTCTACGCCGAGGCCGAACTCGGCGACCAGGCCATCCCCTTCGCCCAGGGCATCGGCTCTCCTTACCTCTTTGAAGAGTCCCTGCATCGCGTCACCCGCACTGCCTACGGCCAAGACGCCTGCGTGACCGGCTACCTCCACGATCCCTGGCCTCTGCTCCCGCCCAACCCCGTCCCCCCGCCGTCGAAAGCGATAAGCTAA
- a CDS encoding riboflavin synthase, with product MFTGLIETTGKLLAITPTAGATRITIASPTLTARLNTGDSIAVNGVCLTALSIEPNAFPPRFSADLAAETIARTTLTHLRPDAIVNLELPTPAGSPLGGHVVQGHVDGTAVLQSLSPITPNQPDTDWRLRLQLPDALTRYVVPQGSITIEGISLTVASIVGNEVEVAIIPHTYAATSLHTLTPGTLLNIEVDVLSKYAERQHSSEKFALTEQYLIANGY from the coding sequence ATGTTCACTGGCCTGATCGAAACCACCGGCAAGCTTCTAGCCATCACCCCAACCGCAGGCGCGACCCGCATCACCATCGCCTCGCCCACGCTAACCGCGCGCCTCAACACCGGCGACAGCATCGCAGTCAACGGAGTCTGTCTCACCGCACTCAGCATCGAACCAAACGCCTTTCCCCCACGCTTCTCCGCCGACCTCGCCGCCGAGACCATCGCCCGCACCACCCTCACCCACCTGCGCCCCGACGCCATCGTCAACCTCGAGCTCCCCACACCCGCAGGCTCGCCACTCGGCGGCCACGTCGTCCAGGGCCACGTAGACGGCACCGCCGTCCTTCAATCCCTCTCCCCCATCACACCCAACCAACCCGACACCGACTGGCGTCTACGCCTCCAGCTCCCCGACGCACTAACCCGCTACGTCGTCCCCCAGGGCTCCATCACCATCGAAGGCATCAGCCTCACAGTGGCCTCCATCGTCGGCAACGAGGTAGAGGTAGCCATCATCCCCCACACCTACGCCGCCACCAGCCTCCACACCCTCACCCCCGGCACCCTCCTCAACATCGAGGTCGATGTCCTCAGCAAATACGCCGAACGCCAGCACTCCTCAGAAAAATTCGCCCTGACCGAGCAGTACCTCATCGCCAACGGCTACTAA
- a CDS encoding nitroreductase family protein — protein sequence MNETLDAIFQRRAVRIFEPVEISEELREQIINAACHAPSSFNSQPYKFYWVQSAAKKALVAKLCLGQKPAETASALVVAVTDLGSLSATSQGQLEWMRKNNFSEEKIHAYERRAKVGRILFMPGPFGVFAAIKRAFFRLLNLRMVIGMPPLSRQDLFKWATKSTSLACQNLMIAAEALGMNTCPMEGFDTRRLSQYLSLSGRHHEIVMVIAIGKKSLAHNEPPQWRRPLDATVSVL from the coding sequence ATGAACGAGACCCTGGACGCGATCTTCCAAAGGCGAGCGGTTAGGATCTTTGAACCCGTAGAGATCTCCGAAGAGCTACGCGAACAAATTATCAATGCAGCCTGCCATGCTCCCTCAAGCTTCAATAGCCAGCCTTACAAGTTTTATTGGGTGCAGTCCGCGGCAAAGAAGGCCCTGGTGGCGAAACTTTGCCTTGGACAGAAACCCGCGGAAACCGCCTCCGCCCTGGTCGTGGCGGTTACAGACCTCGGCTCGCTGTCAGCCACATCGCAAGGCCAGCTAGAGTGGATGCGCAAAAACAACTTCAGCGAAGAAAAAATTCACGCCTATGAGCGCAGAGCAAAAGTCGGCCGGATACTGTTCATGCCTGGACCATTCGGAGTGTTTGCTGCGATCAAACGGGCCTTCTTCCGACTGCTAAATCTGCGGATGGTGATCGGGATGCCGCCGCTGTCCCGACAGGACTTGTTCAAATGGGCGACGAAGAGTACCTCGTTGGCTTGCCAGAATCTGATGATCGCTGCCGAAGCGCTGGGAATGAACACTTGTCCGATGGAGGGCTTTGATACCCGCAGGCTCTCTCAATATCTGAGTTTGTCCGGCCGGCACCATGAGATCGTGATGGTGATTGCGATCGGGAAGAAATCGCTTGCCCACAACGAGCCACCGCAGTGGCGAAGACCTCTCGATGCAACGGTGTCCGTCCTATGA